A region of Paractinoplanes abujensis DNA encodes the following proteins:
- a CDS encoding PP2C family protein-serine/threonine phosphatase, with the protein MGVLEVVSEAPLDDGAVEDCSAVASLLAELVVTRGHYSDTIERNRRLQPMQLAAEILRAQLPPLTFSTGHLLISGILEPCHDVGGDAFDYAVNGDTAHLALFDAAGHGSAGGMRAVILASLALGAYRNARRSGLDLIDTYHHIDQAVRAHDRYGMITAVLAEIDQRTGLLRVISAGHPSGIVLRDGKVVKVLPTPTALPVTLGDKRPPVVVEEALEPGDRLLLYTDGIIEARNPQGEHFGIDRLIDFAVKAMADDLPAPEATRRLVHAILGYQDDRLQDDATVLLAEWRSPAPPHSDTELIVPPAGDPLRS; encoded by the coding sequence ATGGGAGTCCTCGAAGTCGTCTCTGAGGCACCCCTGGACGACGGCGCTGTCGAGGACTGCTCGGCGGTCGCTTCCCTGCTGGCCGAACTGGTGGTCACGCGCGGCCACTACAGCGACACCATCGAACGGAACCGCCGGCTGCAGCCGATGCAGCTGGCCGCCGAAATCCTGCGCGCCCAGCTGCCCCCGCTGACGTTCTCCACCGGCCATCTGCTCATCAGCGGCATCCTGGAGCCGTGCCACGACGTGGGCGGCGACGCCTTCGACTACGCCGTCAACGGTGACACCGCCCACCTGGCCTTGTTCGATGCCGCCGGGCACGGTTCGGCCGGCGGCATGCGCGCGGTCATCCTCGCCTCGCTGGCCCTGGGCGCCTACCGCAACGCCCGCCGCTCCGGCCTCGACCTCATCGACACCTACCACCACATCGACCAGGCCGTCCGCGCCCACGACCGCTACGGCATGATCACCGCCGTGCTCGCCGAGATCGACCAGCGCACCGGGCTGCTGCGGGTCATCTCGGCCGGGCACCCCAGCGGGATAGTGCTGCGCGACGGCAAGGTCGTCAAGGTTCTGCCCACCCCGACCGCCCTGCCCGTCACTCTCGGCGACAAGCGACCGCCCGTCGTGGTGGAGGAAGCCCTCGAACCCGGCGACCGGCTGCTGCTCTACACCGACGGCATCATCGAGGCCCGCAACCCGCAGGGCGAGCACTTCGGGATCGACCGGCTCATCGACTTCGCCGTCAAAGCCATGGCCGACGACCTGCCCGCCCCCGAGGCCACCCGGCGGCTGGTCCACGCGATCCTCGGCTACCAGGACGACCGCCTGCAGGACGACGCCACCGTCCTGCTCGCCGAATGGCGCAGCCCCGCACCACCACACTCCGACACCGAACTGATCGTCCCGCCCGCCGGCGACCCGCTCCGCAGCTGA
- a CDS encoding TetR/AcrR family transcriptional regulator — protein sequence MRDTPSRLRDAAERLLADRPAARISLRDITEAAGANVASVGYHFGSKDALLDEVMRGALTEVFEHRRARLAQLPDDADLADIVRAWVLPSFPTGEGGPREHDRRRHQVLQHVLAAPSPATTALLEEMAGPVQEHLLNRISHFIPEVSPAELRLRHAAVIAALGALNNGSFTAVLAGTDPAAIPEQLVTWIVGGLTAPPTTCDDFRTQA from the coding sequence CTCGCCGACCGCCCTGCCGCCCGCATCTCCCTGCGCGACATCACCGAGGCGGCCGGGGCCAACGTCGCATCCGTGGGGTACCACTTCGGATCCAAGGACGCTCTGCTCGACGAAGTCATGCGCGGCGCTCTGACCGAGGTGTTCGAGCACCGGCGGGCCCGGTTGGCTCAGCTGCCCGATGACGCGGATCTCGCCGACATCGTCCGCGCCTGGGTGCTGCCGAGCTTCCCCACCGGCGAAGGCGGCCCCCGCGAGCACGACCGTCGCCGGCACCAGGTCCTGCAGCACGTGCTGGCGGCGCCCTCGCCGGCCACCACCGCCCTGTTGGAGGAGATGGCCGGACCGGTCCAGGAGCACCTGCTGAACCGCATCTCGCACTTCATCCCTGAGGTGTCCCCCGCCGAGCTGCGGCTGCGGCACGCCGCCGTGATCGCCGCGTTGGGCGCCCTGAACAACGGAAGCTTCACCGCTGTGCTCGCCGGCACCGATCCGGCCGCCATCCCCGAACAGCTCGTCACCTGGATCGTCGGCGGTCTCACCGCACCGCCGACGACATGCGACGACTTCCGCACGCAGGCCTGA
- a CDS encoding SigB/SigF/SigG family RNA polymerase sigma factor, with protein MTVVDASPAISTVDAAEGPSTTDRASELIAALAALPAGHPSRPAVRERTIEAWMPMARHLANRYAGRGEPSDDLFQVAMIGLIKSVDRFEADRGVEFAGFAIPTIVGELKRHFRDRTWSIRVPRRLQELRLAITGANTTLSHTLGRSPTVADIAAYLDVSEEDVLEGLEGARAYNATSLSTPVSADGTTELGETLGGEDREYEIAETRLALAPAMAALDEREQKIVSLRFYGNLTQSQIAEQVGVSQMHVSRLLTKALAKMRGHLGATV; from the coding sequence ATGACGGTTGTCGACGCCAGCCCTGCCATCAGCACCGTTGATGCTGCCGAGGGGCCGTCGACGACCGACCGGGCCAGTGAGCTGATCGCCGCACTGGCGGCGCTGCCGGCCGGGCACCCGTCGCGGCCGGCGGTGCGGGAACGGACCATCGAGGCGTGGATGCCGATGGCCCGGCACCTCGCGAACCGTTACGCCGGGCGGGGCGAGCCGAGCGACGACCTGTTCCAGGTGGCTATGATCGGCTTGATCAAGTCGGTGGACCGGTTCGAGGCCGACCGCGGGGTGGAGTTCGCCGGGTTCGCCATCCCGACGATCGTGGGGGAGCTCAAGCGGCATTTCCGCGACCGCACCTGGTCGATCCGGGTGCCGCGCCGGCTGCAGGAACTGCGCTTGGCGATCACCGGCGCCAACACCACGCTGAGCCACACCCTGGGTCGTTCGCCGACGGTTGCTGACATCGCGGCCTACCTCGACGTCAGCGAGGAAGACGTTCTGGAAGGCCTCGAGGGCGCTCGCGCGTACAACGCGACCAGCCTGTCGACGCCGGTGAGCGCCGACGGCACCACGGAGCTGGGGGAGACCCTCGGCGGCGAGGACCGCGAGTACGAAATCGCCGAGACCCGGCTGGCCCTGGCCCCGGCGATGGCGGCGCTGGACGAGCGGGAGCAAAAAATCGTCAGTCTGCGGTTCTACGGAAACCTGACCCAGTCGCAGATCGCCGAGCAGGTCGGTGTCTCGCAGATGCACGTCTCGCGGCTGCTGACCAAGGCTCTGGCCAAGATGCGCGGCCACCTGGGCGCCACCGTTTGA